The Tenebrio molitor chromosome 3, icTenMoli1.1, whole genome shotgun sequence genome contains a region encoding:
- the LOC138126514 gene encoding medium-chain acyl-CoA ligase ACSF2, mitochondrial-like has product MLKRTVHFLGLVKNGKYKHYSTKLSYVHNIGEKPLRYITIGDLLEEAACKFSERKAIISRHQNKSLTFAEILVQADKLAAGLTKIGLQRKDRVGLWAPNLIEWYITKLACARAGLIMVGLNPANEPSEIEYCVNKVGIKTMVCGNKFKSQDYYESLLMIAPELKKCDPGKLKSARVPALRTVITMSENQKRGTYNFQEIINLANNNDISYIHNLQNKISPDEACNLQFTSGTTGKPKAVVCSHFSIVNNGYLYGKRNELSQEHTICSLVPFYHIFGIVAAIIAPLYHGSTIVLPTDGYDPNKSLAAIEEERCTIVVGTPTMYVDLVHLQEERKLKISLEIASIGGALCTSDLMKKMLTVLNLKTILSVYGLSETSGALFQGLKTDTNNKILSTVGCVSEHVEAKVIDNNGNLVPCGTAGELCVRTYSNMLGYWEDEETTKNVMGQDGWLKTRDQFILNEDGYGQIVGRFKEMIIRGGENIYPKEIEEFLNTHPNILETHVIGTSHARLGEEICACIRIKPGSNVTSETIANFCIGQLAYFKIPSKIKIMDEFPRTTSGKVQKFKLKEMIINSV; this is encoded by the exons atgttgaaGCGTACAGTGCATTTCTTAGGATTGGTGAAAAATGG AAAATACAAACACTACTCAACTAAATTAAGCTACGTACATAATATTGGAGAAAAACCATTACGCTACATCACCATCGGGGATCTTTTGGAAGAAGCAGCTTGCAAATTTAGTGAGAGAAAAGCGATAATTTCTAGACACCAGAACAAATCTTTAACTTTTGCTGAGATCTTGGTACAAGCAGATAAATTAGCGGCTGGACTTACGAAAATTGGTTTACAAAGAAAAGATCGTGTAGGTTTGTGGGCGCCAAATTTAATAGAATGGTACATCACAAAACTTGCGTGTGCAAGAGCAGGATTAATTATG gtGGGTCTCAATCCGGCTAATGAACCATCTGAAATTGAATATTGTGTAAATAAAGTTGGAATAAAAACCATGGTTTGCGGCAATAAGTTTAAAAGTCAAGATTATTATGAATCTTTGCTCATGATTGCCCCAGAATTAAAGAAATGTGATCCCGGAAAACTTAAAAGTGCTAGGGTTCCCGCTTTACGAACAGTAATAACAATGAGTGAAAACCAAAAACG GGGTACTTATAATTtccaagaaattataaatttggCAAATAACAACGACATTTCATACATTCATAATCTACAAAACAAAATCAGTCCAGACGAAGCTTGCAACCTACAGTTCACTTCC GGTACCACTGGAAAACCAAAAGCAGTTGTTTGCAGCCATTTCAGTATCGTCAATAATGGATATCTATATGGTAAAAGAAACGAATTGTCACAAGAACACACAATCTGCAGCCTGGTGCCGTTTTACCATATTTTTGGGATAGTGGCTGCTATAATAGCTCCCCTGTATCATGGGAGTACTATAGTTCTACCAACGGACGGTTATGATCCAAATAAATCGCTCGCTGCAATAGAGGAAGAACG ATGTACTATTGTAGTCGGAACTCCGACCATGTACGTTGATTTAGTTCATTTACAAGAAGAACGTAAATTGAAGATATCCCTGGAAATAGCTTCCATTGGTGGAGCTCTATGTACGTCCgatttgatgaaaaaaatgctgacagtattaaatttgaaaacaattctA TCAGTTTATGGTTTGTCAGAGACCAGTGGCGCATTATTTCAAGGTTTAAAGACAgatacaaacaataaaatactaTCAACAGTCGGTTGTGTCAGTGAACATGTCGAAGCGAAGGTGATTGATAACAATGGTAATCTAGTACCTTGTGGTACCGCCGGTGAACTTTGCGTAAGAACCTACAGTAATATGTTAGGTTATTGGGAAGATgaagaaacaacaaaaaatgtaatgggACAGGATGGGTGGTTAAAAACAAG GGATCAATTCATTCTTAACGAAGATGGATATGGACAAATTGTTGGTAGGTTTAAAGAAATGATAATAAGAGGTGGAgaaaatatatatccaaaaGAGATTGAAGAGTTCTTAAACACACATCCAAACATTTTAGAAACCCAC GTCATCGGTACTTCGCATGCAAGACTTGGTGAAGAGATTTGTGCCTGTATACGAATTAAACCTGGATCAAATGTAACATCTGAAACTATTGCCAATTTTTGCATAGGACAACTCGCTTATTTCAAAATTccttcgaaaataaaaattatggaCGAATTTCCCAGAACAACGTCAGGAAAGGTTCAAAAATTTAAGCTGAAAGAAATGATAATAAATTCTGTGTAA